One Salvia splendens isolate huo1 chromosome 22, SspV2, whole genome shotgun sequence DNA segment encodes these proteins:
- the LOC121787417 gene encoding ubiquitin-activating enzyme E1 2-like codes for MLPRKRAGEGESVNVSDCESVKRQHFVCCTEKSNNQAKNGGLGISNSSGNCSEPTVTDMAFDDGTPRDIDEELHSRQLAVYGRETMRRLFASNVLVSGMQGLGVEIAKNLILAGVKSVTLHDEGTVELWDLSSNFVFTEKDLGKNRALASVQKLQELNNAVTVLTLTAKLTKEQLSDFQAVVFTDINLDSATEFNDYCHNHQPPIAFIKTEVRGLFGSAFCDFGPAFTVVDVDGEEPHTGIIASISNDNPALVACVDDERLEFQDGDLVVFSEVRGMTELNDGKPRKVKSARPYSFTLEDDTTNYGAYERGGIVTQVKQPKVLNFKPLKEALKDAGDFLLSDFSKFDRPPLLHLAFQALDKFVSELWRYPVAGSEEDAQKLISITSNMNESLGDGKLDDINPKLLRHFAFGARAVLNPMAAMFGGIVGQEVMKACSGKFHPLFQFFYFDSVESLPTEPIDPSDFRPLNTRYDAQISVFGSKLQKKLEDAKTFVVGSGALGCEFLKNLALMGVSCGSSGKLTITDDDVIEKSNLSRQFLFRDWNIGQPKSTVAASAALAINPNLHIEALQNRVGSETENVFHDTFWENISVVVNALDNVNARLYVDQRCLYFQKPLLESGTLGAKCNTQMVIPHLTENYGASRDPPEKQAPMCTVHSFPHNIDHCLTWARSEFEGLLEKTPAEANAYLSNPAEYASATRNAGDAQARDNLERVIECLDRERCESFQDCITWARLKFEDYFANRVKQLAFTFPEDAATSTGAPFWSAPKRFPRPLQFSTSDPSHLHFIMAGSILRAETFGIPIPDWVRNSKKLSEAIDQVIVPDFRPRKDAKIVTDEKATSLATASVDDAAVINDLISKLEKCCQALPPNFRMKPIQFEKDDDTNYHMDLIAALANMRARNYSIPEVDKLKAKFIAGRIIPAVATSTAMATGLVCLELYKVIDGSHKVEDYRNTFANLALPLFSIAEPVAPKVVKHQDMSWTVWDRWIIKNNPTLRELLKWLSGKGLNAYSISFGSCLLYNSMFPRHKDRMDKKIADLVRDVAKVELPAYRNHVDVVVACEDDEDNDVDIPQISIYFR; via the exons ACGGGCGAGAGACAATGCGGAGATTGTTTGCGTCTAATGTTCTTGTGTCTGGAATGCAAGGACTCGGGGTTGAGATTG CTAAGAACCTTATCCTTGCTGGTGTGAAGTCTGTGACATTGCATGATGAAGGAACAGTGGAGTTGTGGGATTTGTCTAGTAACTTCGTTTTCACAGAAAAAGATTTGGGTAAGAACAGGGCACTTGCTTCAGTTCAGAAGCTACAAGAACTAAATAATGCTGTGACTGTCCTGACTTTGACTGCAAAATTGACTAAAGAACAACTCTCGGATTTTCAG GCTGTGGTTTTTACTGACATCAATTTAGATAGTGCAACTGAGTTCAATGACTACTGTCACAATCATCAGCCACCTATTGCTTTCATTAAGACAGAAGTAAGAGGTCTATTTGGTAGTGCTTTTTGTGATTTCGGACCTGCATTCACCGTAGTCGATGTCGACGGTGAGGAGCCTCATACAGGAATTATTGCATCTATCAGTAACGACAACCCTGCCCTTGTGGCATGTGTGGATGATGAGAGGCTTGAGTTTCAGGATGGGGATCTGGTTGTGTTCTCGGAAGTCCGAGGAATGACAGAACTAAATGATGGAAAACCAAGAAAAGTAAAAAGTGCACGTCCCTACTCTTTCACTCTTGAAGACGATACAACCAATTATGGTGCATATGAAAGAGGTGGTATTGTAACTCAAGTGAAACAGCCCAAGGTTTTGAACTTCAAGCCACTGAAGGAGGCATTAAAGGATGCTGGTGATTTCCTTCTTTCTGATTTCTCCAAGTTTGACAGGCCTCCTCTTCTTCATTTGGCATTCCAAGCATTAGATAAATTTGTGTCTGAACTGTGGCGCTACCCAGTTGCTGGTTCTGAAGAGGATGCCCAGAAGTTGATATCTATAACCAGTAACATGAATGAAAGCCTAGGTGATGGCAAATTGGATGATATTAATCCTAAGCTTCTGAGACACTTTGCATTTGGTGCTAGAGCTGTTCTGAATCCTATGGCTGCCATGTTCGGAGGCATTGTCGGGCAGGAGGTTATGAAGGCATGCTCTGGAAAGTTTCATCCTCTTTTCCAG TTCTTTTACTTTGACTCTGTAGAATCACTTCCTACCGAGCCTATTGATCCCAGTGACTTCAGACCCTTGAATACCCGTTATGATGCCCAGATTTCAGTGTTTGGGTCTAAGCTTCAAAAGAAACTAGAAGATGCAAAAACTTTTGTTGTTGGATCTGGTGCTCTAGGCTGTGAATTTCTTAAGAACTTGGCACTAATGGGAGTTTCGTGTGGATCATCTGGAAAATTAACTATTACTGATGATGATGTGATAGAGAAGAGTAACCTAAGTAGGCAATTTCTCTTCCGAGATTGGAACATTGGGCAGCCGAAATCTACTGTTGCTGCTTCTGCTGCTTTGGCAATCAATCCCAATCTTCATATAGAAGCTTTACAGAATCGTGTTGGGTCGGAGACTGAGAATGTTTTTCATGATACTTTCTGGGAGAATATCAGTGTTGTGGTTAATGCCCTGGACAATGTAAATGCCAGGCTTTATGTTGACCAGAGATGCTTATATTTCCAGAAACCACTTCTTGAGTCTGGAACTTTGGGTGCCAAATGTAACACTCAAATGGTCATTCCCCACCTGACGGAAAACTATGGTGCCTCCCGTGATCCCCCAGAGAAACAAGCACCAATGTGTACTGTGCACTCCTTCCCACACAATATTGACCACTGTTTGACATGGGCCCGGTCAGAATTTGAGGGATTGCTGGAAAAGACACCTGCTGAAGCGAATGCCTATCTTTCTAACCCAGCTGAGTATGCCTCTGCGACGAGAAATGCTGGGGATGCTCAAGCAAGGGACAACTTGGAACGTGTAATTGAGTGTCTTGACAGGGAGCGATGTGAATCATTCCAAGATTGTATTACATGGGCCCGTCTAAA GTTTGAAGACTACTTTGCGAACAGGGTGAAGCAGTTAGCTTTCACCTTCCCCGAGGATGCTGCAACCAGCACTGGCGCACCTTTCTGGTCAGCACCAAAGAGGTTCCCTCGTCCCCTGCAGTTTTCTACCTCTGATCCCAGCCATCTTCACTTCATTATGGCTGGATCCATACTGCGAGCCGAGACATTTGGCATCCCTATACCTGATTGGGTGAGGAACTCAAAGAAACTGTCAGAGGCTATTGATCAAGTCATTGTCCCTGATTTCCGACCGAGAAAGGATGCGAAAATTGTGACTGACGAGAAAGCTACTAGCCTTGCTACTGCTTCCGTGGATGATGCTGCTGTTATTAATGATTTAATATCGAAGCTTGAGAAATGTTGCCAGGCATTACCACCAAACTTTAGGATGAAGCCGATCCAGTTTGAGAAG GACGACGACACGAACTATCACATGGACCTGATCGCAGCACTTGCAAACATGAGGGCGAGAAACTACAGCATCCCCGAAGTGGACAAGCTGAAAGCCAAATTCATTGCTGGGAGGATCATTCCAGCCGTTGCAACTTCCACAGCAATGGCCACCGGCTTGGTCTGCCTCGAGCTTTACAAAGTCATTGATGGGTCCCACAAGGTAGAAGATTATCGCAACACATTTGCCAACCTTGCTCTCCCGCTCTTCTCCATCGCTGAGCCAGTAGCTCCCAAGGTTGTCAAGCACCAGGACATGAGCTGGACCGTGTGGGACAGATGGATCATAAAGAACAACCCGACTTTGAGGGAGCTGCTCAAATGGCTTTCCGGCAAAGGACTGAACGCGTACAGCATTTCTTTCGGAAGTTGCCTGCTCTACAACAGCATGTTCCCGCGACACAAGGACCGGATGGACAAGAAGATCGCGGACCTTGTACGGGATGTGGCCAAGGTGGAGCTGCCAGCATACCGCAACCACGTGGATGTTGTTGTAGCATGTGAGGATGACGAGGACAATGATGTCGATATTCCCCAAATATCGATCTACTTCCGCTGA